A region of the Deltaproteobacteria bacterium HGW-Deltaproteobacteria-2 genome:
TCGGGTTTAAATATGATGACAACGTAAAGCAGGAAACAATTAACACTTTAGCCCGCGCACATCTTAAGCATGACCCGGGAGCAATGCAAGTATATTGCAATGACGGATTTACATTGGCGGAAATGATCGTGGAACGGGTAAGCAAGAAGAAATACATCAATTTTCTTAATGAAAGGATATTTAAGCGGCTGGGCCTGAAAAATACCGGTATGAGCGTGGCTGAAATCAAAGGTCAGCCTGTAGCTTTGTATTATGACGCTACAACGGGAAAAAATCATCCGCTGGAAGCGCTATCAGTTTTAGGCGCCGGTGGATTATCATCAACTGCCGAAGAGCTGTGTCGTTTTGTAGACGCCTTTTCCAGGGAAAATAAACTCTTAAAAAAAGCATCTCTCGCTGAGATGAAAAAGGCTCAGCCTTCAGCATTTGCGGGCAAGCTAAGGAATCCCTCGCTTTCGTTTGGGCTGGGATGGGATATGACAGGCTTTCCGCAGTATGATGCGGCCGGAATTCAGGTATTAGGAAAAAGCGGCGGCACTGGTAATTACTCTTCGATGGTTTTCACCGTTCCGGACAAAAGAATATCTGTAGCTGTCATTGCTTCCGGAATTGAAAGTGGTGCGATGAAAATAGCGCTGGATATGTTGGATGCCGTACTGGTTGATAAAAAGTTCATTGCTAAAAAAGAGAAATCCCTTTTGATACCGCCGGAACCACAGAATTTACCGCAAGATTATGCTTCATTCAGCGGTTATTATGCCAGCAACGCTAAATTCGGCCAGGTCGTGTTTGATGCGGATAAAAACACTGTTACTTTATTTAGTTTTAAGGAACAGGAGAAAACACCGGCAATCACACTCGTCTATAATGATGGCTATTATCGCGATCCCGAAGGTGGCAGTTACTATTTTACCAGCATAGGCAAAGAAAGCTACCTGGTGAATAGTCTATCCATAGCCAACGATATGATCCTGATGCAAAAAATAAATCCAATAGAAAAACCGCAAAGTCTCAAAATCAATATGGATGGCAAGGTTTGGCTTAGACGTAACGTTTCTCCCTTTGAGTCGGTTATGTCTGCTGATTCGCATTTTGCGAAATCATTATTGTACAAAGACCTGCCGGGATATGTGGTTTTTCAGGGTATCAAAAGGATAGAGTCTCCTGAATTCGCGGGCATGCCCTTTGACTCTGTCCGTGACCAGACAGAACTTACCCTTTTGGAAAAGGATGGCGACACATGGGCGTGGGTTTCGGATATGTTATATAGTCCCGCCCAGAGTGCTGTTGCTTTAAAAACAGGAGAAAATTCTGTAAAAATTGGAAGCGCTGGATATAACGAGTGGCTGGTAGCAAATGAAAACATGATTTTAAGTTTTACAAAACCCCAACGGGGAAGAATAATCATATTCTCTTCTGAGGATACCACAACCTATGATAGCGCAATAGATACAGGCAACGCATTTGCCGCCAAGGGCAGTTATATTGAGTCTGCTGGTTTTGTAAACGACGTTTTTACAATCAAAGCCAAGCCGGCAACGGCCCAGGGGAAAAATTAAAAGATTTTAATTATTGCCAGCACTGATGTGTGTGAAGCTTGCATGGGGGCCAAGCTTTATTCTTGACAGTTTTGACCATCTCGGTTACTTTAAAGTGCCAGCAAGAATAAACAAAGGAGAACAAGCATGCGAAAAACAAAAATGATGAGATATGCACTCATGGTTTTCTTGCTTTTACCCTTGATCACGTTCGCGCAGTCACAAGAAATAAAAAAATATAAAATTATTAAAGGAGACACCCTTTGGGATATTTCTGAAAGAGATTTGAACGATCCCTTCATGTGGCCGGCAATTTGGAAACTAAATAAATGGATAGCGAATCCTCACTGGATCTATCCCGGCCAGATAATCAAGATTCCTCTCTATCTTCTTCAAAAAGAAAAGAGCGAAGAGGATGGTGCTGCGGAATCTGCAACTGCATCTGCAGGAGAGACGTTTTCATATCAAGGGCAACCATCTCCAGAAGAAGAGGTAAAAAAAGAAACTCCAATAAAATATCCCCTCGTCAATAGGAATACTCTCATGATAGGCGGCTACATTGCTGACTTAATTCCCGGAGTCGGAGAGGTTGACGACCTATCTTCGCACCAAATAATCACTGGTAGCGAAGATATCGTCTATCTTACTACTGACCATCCAGCCAAAGTAGGGGACAAGTTTTATGTGATAAGAGCCTCCGGACGTATAAAGCATCCTATTACCGGAAGAAAGATTGGTTATGTTATTACGATCAAAGGGATAGTTGAAGTCGTGAAAATTACAAACTGTGATACAACGGCAAAGATCACGAAATCCTTTAGCGAAATTCAGGCAGGTGACCGCCTTGTTTCATATTACGATATAGAATCTCCGATGACTGAAGGAAAATTTCGCACTCCGTATATCAATGGTATGATTATCGCCACCAGCAATAACATAGCACTTCAGTCTATGTTAGACATCGTTTATATCGACAAGGGATGCGAAGATGGAATCGAGGCAGGAGATATGTTCAGGACAATCGAAGTGGATACTCACGCAGTACCGAACGGCGTGATACAGGTAATAAGCTGCAGGGAACATACAGCGACGGCGATAATAAAATTCAGCATTACACCAATTTCAGCCGGCAATATCTTCACCGGATTGAAGAAGAAATAAACTTTTAGTAGAGTGATCATTAATTAGTGCCAGTAACCTGCTTTTCTTGGGATAAGAAAAGCGCACATATTTATTTTTGATCAATTTCACTGTGCGGCCCTATTCCCGGTTTGTAATCCATCTCGCCAGCAGGATAAGGTTTTAAAAGAGACAACAAATCAGATATTTTAGAGACGTCGCTTTGCAGCCATATGTTCTCCTGTTCACCGGATACAATAACAGGCATGCGATCGTGAATAGGCGCAATCAGTTCGTTGGCGGCAGTGGTAATGATTACACAGGTATTAATTTCCTTCTTGTCCGGTGATATCCATGTTTCGTAAAGGCCGGCAAACCCGAAAGGCCGGGCTGACTTCAAATAAAAATACAGGGGCATTTTACTTTTGCCTTCTCTCTTCCACTCGTAAAATCCATCGGCAACGATCAGACACCGTCTTTTTTTTAAAGCATCTTTAAAACTGGGTTTTTTATCCACTGTTTCAGCACGGGCAT
Encoded here:
- a CDS encoding serine hydrolase, which produces MSKTKIIGVVCLLCMLVTALALGEATPYESAITEARSGIWKAINTGKCGSATAAIMVDGKTVYAEGFGMVNREKSIPVNKSTLFNIGSISKVYVAAAIMLLVDDGKVSLDTPVMNYLPEFKMADDRYKKITVRMLLNHVSGIPGTEGSNSFGFKYDDNVKQETINTLARAHLKHDPGAMQVYCNDGFTLAEMIVERVSKKKYINFLNERIFKRLGLKNTGMSVAEIKGQPVALYYDATTGKNHPLEALSVLGAGGLSSTAEELCRFVDAFSRENKLLKKASLAEMKKAQPSAFAGKLRNPSLSFGLGWDMTGFPQYDAAGIQVLGKSGGTGNYSSMVFTVPDKRISVAVIASGIESGAMKIALDMLDAVLVDKKFIAKKEKSLLIPPEPQNLPQDYASFSGYYASNAKFGQVVFDADKNTVTLFSFKEQEKTPAITLVYNDGYYRDPEGGSYYFTSIGKESYLVNSLSIANDMILMQKINPIEKPQSLKINMDGKVWLRRNVSPFESVMSADSHFAKSLLYKDLPGYVVFQGIKRIESPEFAGMPFDSVRDQTELTLLEKDGDTWAWVSDMLYSPAQSAVALKTGENSVKIGSAGYNEWLVANENMILSFTKPQRGRIIIFSSEDTTTYDSAIDTGNAFAAKGSYIESAGFVNDVFTIKAKPATAQGKN